Below is a window of Phormidium ambiguum IAM M-71 DNA.
CAGCACCTACCAGGGTTTTCAGAAAGCGTCGCCGATTATAAAAAGCGGCTTCTGGTGTGATTTCATTTTCAGGAATTTCCCAGGATTTTGGCACGCGAATAATCGGCATTTGCAATTAACTCCAACCGTTAAATTTTCTAATTTTTACTGAAGCAAAGCTTCAAATTCTTGATAACCGCGAATTGGGTCAAAATAAGCATCACTTTGAGCTAGTTTAAGATATTTTCTTGAGTAAAGATCGATCGCTCTTTCCAAACTCTCTATTGCTAACTCAACCTTTCTTAATTTGGCACAACAACAAGCTTTATAATACAACGCATCAGGATCATTCGGTTGCACTTCTAACGCTTTATTGTAACTAGCGATCGCACTTTCGTATCTTCCTAAACAACGTAACGCATCTCCCCGACGCAACCAAGACCAAAAATCATTGCGTTTTACTTTTAACGCTTTATTAAAACTAGCGATTGCCTCTTTATCGCGCCCTAAATGACGTAAACAATCACCCCGCCAATACCAACACCAATAATCATTTTCCCTGATTTTCATCGCTTGCTCATAAGATGCGATCGCCTCATCAAAACGATGCAATTCTCGCAAAACATGACCGCGATTATACAAAGACCAATAATCATTTGGTTTCAATTCTAAAGCATGGTTATAGGAATCTAAAGCCTCTACCAAACGGTGTACTTTTCTTAATGAATGACCCCGCCAATACCAAACCCAGTAATCCTTTGCATACAAATTCAACGCTTCATTATAAGAAGCGATCGCCTCTTCATAGCGACCTAAATCATCTAAAGCATTTCCTCTTTGATACCATGCTCGATAATCTCCCGGTTGCCGCTCTATAGCCTTTTCATAGCTAGCAACTGCATCATAATATTTGCCCATAATCCGTAACTTATTACCTCGCCTATACCATGAGCGATAGTCATCTGGTCTGCATTCTAAAGCTTTATTATGACTACCAATAACCTCTCCAAATGTGCTTAAGCGAATCATAATAAACATTAGCAAACCGGATACTCTTAATTGAGTATACGCAATTTTTTACTTATCTTATCAATAATAATCAATAAGAATTAAAAAGTCAGAAGTTAGCATTACACCAACCTCTGACTTATTCTCAATAGCTAAACTTCAGCTGTTAAAATTCTTACTGAGCTTGACCACTATTACTTACTTCTCCACTGTTCAACATGGCACCCCAAGTTTGTGGGCCAATAATGCCATCAACCAGCAAGTTTTGTGATTGTTGGAATTGTCTTACAGCCGCTCTCGTTTGAGCCCCGTAAATGCCATCGGGTGCATTAGGATACAAGCCTTGTTGATTTAAGAAAGCTTGCACATCTTTAACAGCCTGACCTTGACTACCTACTCTCAAAAGAGGAGCCTGAGTTGGAGAATATTGAGTAATAGGAGATGTGGTATTTGTTGAAGGGTTAGAAGGTACAGAATTTGTCGAAGGAGAGATATTATCAGATGGTTGAACTGTTGAAGGCTCTACAGGAGAAGCGGGTGTTGAATTATTTTGATTTGGCTGAGTTGGTGACTGATTCAGTCGATTTTGATCCATCTGATTCATTTGATTAGAATCAGTAGTTTGTGCCTTCGCTTCTATTCCACCGAATAAAAGACTAGCCGCAGAAATAGCGGAAATTACACCAATTGACAAAAGATTTGATTTCAACAGTTTAGTAGCCATAAATTATTTGCTCCTTGCCTAATTATTTCCGAAATTCGTTTTTGCTATGTTTCCAGGTTAGGCCAGCCAAAAAAATGGATCATAATGCCGAAGTTAGAGATTAATTTTAAAAATTTTATTACCTAAGTAAGAAGGATCGATACTTTCAGCAATTCGGTAGATGAGCAAATAATTATTCAGCTACATAAACAACCGAAATTTGCGGCTTTTTATATTTAAAGATGAGTTAAAATGCTATATCTTGTTAAATGTAAAATAATATCTTATACCAATATCTCTGAATGTTTGCTACAGATTGATCACCCCCTATAGTCCCCCTTAGCAAGGGGGGCGGCGACAGCCGGGGGTTGATGATATGTCGCCTCTATATAGAGAATTGGTGTTAGCCGAATTTACCAGGTTTTTTATGATTTTGCGACAATTAGTAACATTTTTACTGGCAATAACTTTCTATTTCTCCGCTTTGCCAGCACAAGCAGCGACAAAATATGCTCCTCCTTTATCATTTAGTAATGCTCAACTTTCCGGTCAAGATTTTTCCGGGCAAACGCTACCAGCAGCAGAATTTTCCAACGCCAATCTCTTTGAAACAAACTTTGCTAATGCAAACTTGCGTGGCGCTGTAATGAGTGCATCCATTATGAATAAAGCGAATTTACACGCTGCTGACTTGACTTATGCAATGGTCGATCAAGCTAATCTTACTGATGCAGATTTAAGCGATGCTGTATTAGTTGAATCAATTCTGTTGCGGTCTATTTTTGAAAATACAAATATTGCTGGTGCAGATTTCACAGATGCGCTTTTAGATGGAGGACAAATTAGAGAACTTTGCCAAATAGCAAGCGGGGTAAATTCTCAAACTGGTGTATCTACCCGCGAATCTTTAGGTTGTCGTTGACCTTGGCTGATTTAACTGTTAAACGGTCTAACTTATTAGCTGGAACTGCCACCGAATTTGCTGGATAAAGACCGTCAAAATTCACTTCTAAGTAAGGTGGTGTTGGTCTAACA
It encodes the following:
- a CDS encoding peptidoglycan-binding domain-containing protein, with protein sequence MATKLLKSNLLSIGVISAISAASLLFGGIEAKAQTTDSNQMNQMDQNRLNQSPTQPNQNNSTPASPVEPSTVQPSDNISPSTNSVPSNPSTNTTSPITQYSPTQAPLLRVGSQGQAVKDVQAFLNQQGLYPNAPDGIYGAQTRAAVRQFQQSQNLLVDGIIGPQTWGAMLNSGEVSNSGQAQ
- a CDS encoding tetratricopeptide repeat protein; amino-acid sequence: MIRLSTFGEVIGSHNKALECRPDDYRSWYRRGNKLRIMGKYYDAVASYEKAIERQPGDYRAWYQRGNALDDLGRYEEAIASYNEALNLYAKDYWVWYWRGHSLRKVHRLVEALDSYNHALELKPNDYWSLYNRGHVLRELHRFDEAIASYEQAMKIRENDYWCWYWRGDCLRHLGRDKEAIASFNKALKVKRNDFWSWLRRGDALRCLGRYESAIASYNKALEVQPNDPDALYYKACCCAKLRKVELAIESLERAIDLYSRKYLKLAQSDAYFDPIRGYQEFEALLQ